CGGTGCGAGTCCAAAGATTGTGATTCGACCCCGAGTTGGTGTTATTAACCCGAGGATAGCTTTCAGGAGTGTGGTCTTGCCGCCGCCGTTCGGACCTATTATACCCAGGAAGTCGTGTTGCTTTATCGATAGATTAACGGCTTCAAGTACCGGCATACCATCAATGTGAACCCATACATCCTCCAGCCTCACTATCTCCGCCCCTTCTTCCATGATTATGATTATTATTTATCGCTCATCATTAAATACCCTGAAAAACCAAAAATAAAACAAATAAAAAATTATGAGTGAAGCAGTTCCAGCGGTCAAGGGCGAAGTAGTGATAGAGGGACCTGTGACCCCATCGGCGGACGAGGTAAGAATGTTCTTAGAGGAAGGATAAGAGATGTTAAAAAAGACGAACTCGTGCAAGCATGTGGGAAGATATACAAAGTTGCTGAGGATGCTGTCTGTGAAGATACATGCAAAAGAGCATGCCCCTGAAGTTTATAATGTGAATGTGGCTAGGCTAAGCATAACGGCGGGTGGTTAGCGTCACTACACATACTCATACGCATACTCAGAGAAGCTGCATTATCTTATCAGTAGTGCACGAACTTGCACACTTGAAAATGCCAGGACATGGACCGGAAATCAGGAAACTCGTAAATAGGTATCCTAAAACAGAGCGAGCTCGGGGGTATTTGATGGCTGCTGGGATGACTGATTGAATCCACACAAATCCTGTCAGCCCGTTACAAATTACAAACCGCTATCGGTATGAAACTAAAGGAAGCTTTAAAGGGTGTATTGGAGGAAAGTGAACTGAAGAAGGTGGTAAAATCTTATGACATCATCGGTGATACAATTCTCATAAGGGTCCACTCTGATCTGGAATCAAAGAGGGGGATTATTGCCGAGGCGCTGCATAAGATCTATCCACATGTGAGAAGCATCGCAGCAGTTCCTCTTTACGCTCACACCGACAGGATATACCGAACAAGGGACCTGGAGGTGATATGGGGGGATGAAAATATGGAAACTATGCATAAAGAGAGCGGTTGCTTATTCAAAGTGAATCCAAAACGTGTCTTCTTCTCCCCCCGTCTCTCCTATGAGCGAATGCGAGTTGCCAGTAAAGTTATGGCTGGTGAAACGATAATAAACATGTTTTCAGGTGTAGGCTGCTTCTCCATCATCATAGCGAGGATGCAACCACAAACGAAGATTTATTCTATTGATGTGAATCCTTATGCGTATGAATATATGAATGAGAACGTGAGATTGAACAGGATGGAGGGGAGGGTAATACCTATTCTTGGTGATGTAAGAGAAGAGCTGAAGAAATCGGGATTAGAAGGAGTTGCAGACCGCGTGCTCATGCCGTTGCCGGAAGAAGCGCATTCTTTTTTGCCATTAGCCGTAAGAGCATTGAAATTGGATAAAGAAGGAGCAGGAGGCGTAATACACTATTATGACGTCTCTACGGGTAGAAAAGACGATGATTTATTTGTTATGCCAATCAAGCGTGTGAGAGGCATTATCTCATCCGTTTTCGGAGACTCACTAAGATTGAAAATAGAGGAGAAGCGGATTGTGCGTTCTGTTGCGCCACGGAGATATCATGTGGTATTGGATTTGAATTTGAACTTAAACTCGCATGTAGAAGGGAGTGTAATGTGATGCAGATGACATTGACGCCTATAGGTGTGATTTACAGTCCGTATAAGAGTTTAAGTGACTGCCCACGCATGCAAGCAAATCAGAAGTAGTAGCAGTGATAGAAGTCTTTGAGCATTATGCAGGTGGACTGAAGGATTTTGAAGGTTTCTCACACCTCACACTCCTCTACTGGCTCCACAAATCACATGGCTATTCCATGCTCGTAAGAACACCCTGGGATACAGAATCACATGGCTTATTCACTACAAGGTCGCCAAATAGACCGAATCCGATAGGAATATCGGTTGTGAAGCTGATAGAGAGGTGCGGAAATTATACTGCGAGTCAGAGGTATAGATGCCATTGATGGTAGTCCTCTGATAGATATAAAGCCCTATGTGCCCGAATTTAATTTTAACGATAGGGATGTGAGAATTGGCTGGCTTACAGACAAGATAAAGAGATGAGTTCTAATTCAATACCGCATATCCACAGGGCTGTAGATAAGAACGCCCTCGACTATAACCCTGCCGTCCTTCTTCAGCCCGGGCTCAGCTAATCGCTCTGCTATTACCTGCATCCGATACTGATACTCCGTGCTCGCTTTATTATCACTACAGAGATAAAATATGCGCTTGTACACCTTACAGATGTAGCCGACAACCCTTATCCGCCTGCCTTCATAGTTTACTGGATGCTCCGCTATCTCCACAACGAAATATGCACTATTGTCATTATTATCAGAGTTTATCTTCTTAAGGCCACCTTCTGATGCCGCAATCTCGTATTTACCACTGTATTGTTGTAGTTCGGTACCATCATATTATTCCGCATTTAAATATTTTAAAGATACTATTTTTTGATTTCTGGAAAGCTATGGACCTGTCAAATAAGATTCTCCTTGCATTGCATTTCATTTCATGTTCGTATGTGCGTATTATCCAGCTTATTCCTCCTTTTGTCTTGATTTGAGTTAGCATGAAAAAGGAGAT
The sequence above is drawn from the Methanophagales archaeon genome and encodes:
- a CDS encoding class I SAM-dependent methyltransferase family protein, which codes for MKLKEALKGVLEESELKKVVKSYDIIGDTILIRVHSDLESKRGIIAEALHKIYPHVRSIAAVPLYAHTDRIYRTRDLEVIWGDENMETMHKESGCLFKVNPKRVFFSPRLSYERMRVASKVMAGETIINMFSGVGCFSIIIARMQPQTKIYSIDVNPYAYEYMNENVRLNRMEGRVIPILGDVREELKKSGLEGVADRVLMPLPEEAHSFLPLAVRALKLDKEGAGGVIHYYDVSTGRKDDDLFVMPIKRVRGIISSVFGDSLRLKIEEKRIVRSVAPRRYHVVLDLNLNLNSHVEGSVM
- a CDS encoding SAM-dependent methyltransferase; this translates as MIEVFEHYAGGLKDFEGFSHLTLLYWLHKSHGYSMLVRTPWDTESHGLFTTRSPNRPNPIGISVVKLIERCGNYTASQRYRCH
- a CDS encoding SAM-dependent methyltransferase; this encodes MILRVRGIDAIDGSPLIDIKPYVPEFNFNDRDVRIGWLTDKIKR